In one window of Brachyhypopomus gauderio isolate BG-103 chromosome 16, BGAUD_0.2, whole genome shotgun sequence DNA:
- the xaf1 gene encoding XIAP-associated factor 1 — MADEDDVEQCRHCKKDVAKANLAMHEAHCQRFLCVCPVCDDLVPKEQLEEHRVEIHTTVKCKKCNMEMERQTLGDHETSECPERFGSCEFCELELPLSSLKEHTVTCGSRTERCSDCSQYVILKDRQHHAQICSSTLMEEHHNNKKEFLNDYMKAPPVNIQDFKFGDLHANTSSKPKSGQLSLPDPNLSFSALQKIKTNMSAGRGDADQIRPCPLCHLALPLRTLQWHENKCKIFESLKLMKSQK, encoded by the exons ATGGCTGATGAAGACGACGTGGAGCAGTGTAGGCACTG TAAAAAAGATGTGGCCAAGGCGAATCTCGCCATGCACGAAGCTCACTGCCAGcggttcctctgtgtgtgcccCGTCTGTGATGACCTAGTGCCCAAAGAACAGCTCGAAGAACATCGAGTGGAGATACACACTACG GTAAAATGTAAGAAGTGTAATATGGAGATGGAACGACAAACACTAGGAGACCACGAG ACAAGCGAATGTCCAGAAAGGTTTGGGAGCTGTGAGTTCTGCGAGCTGGAGCTTCCACTGAGCAGCCTGAAGGAACACACGGTGACATGTGGCAGTCGCACCGAGCGCTGCTCAGACTGCAGCCAGTACGTCATCCTGAAAGACCGACAACATCACGCCCAGATCTGCTCCTCCACACTCATGGAGGAACACCACAATAACA AAAAGGAATTCCTTAATGACTACATGAAGGCTCCTCCAGTTAATATACAGGACTTCAAG TTTGGTGATCTACATGCTAACACAAGCAGTAAGCCCAAGTCTGGACAGCTCAGCCTTCCAGACCCCAATCTCTCATTCTCAGCTCTGCAGAAGATAAAGACGAACATGTCTGCTGGCCGTGGAGATGCCGACCAGATCAGGCCCTGTCCTCTCTGCCACCTAGCACTTCCGTTAAGAACACTTCAGTGGCATGAG AACAAGTGCAAGATTTTTGAAAGTCTCAAGCTGATGAAGTCTCAGAAGTAG
- the LOC143478178 gene encoding LOW QUALITY PROTEIN: F-box only protein 39-like (The sequence of the model RefSeq protein was modified relative to this genomic sequence to represent the inferred CDS: inserted 4 bases in 3 codons), protein MLRSKWAFLPDVCLRQVFWWLHDLDRARAALVCRHWHHAVRSPSLWHHRSLHVSKRIFRSRRSKLEXYLQSYGRYLETLEVVFTQPMYSLLAWRYQQNLRSFLAALCQAGSXLTVHHMELDRSAWCRRIHNALVRSTSFFLPHQGSHLGCLRGARFNPLLGLEVLEAALAARQHLHLSRRPGLATLNLQDFFAQPFAIYNTPDFAKVMRRFQGPFNLTLNNSCVSDELLTALASSCVYHHGAGSLRSFTLHCHVHDPHLQTIRGDAWALLAQRCPALKVEMLVEQILAIEQLTRILLCEIPLHALTLTSRYFNEFNWTAKPALVNLIPTFRTCLQKLILDINNSHEXLDEELMEVVTVCSKLTYLEVSAFLDVSFLDRLLQKCLHKQCNLQTIKISLSLSLSLCPFALCNLSMR, encoded by the exons ATGCTTCGGTCGAAGTGGGCTTTCCTCCCAGACGTGTGTCTACGCCAGGTCTTCTGGTGGCTCCATGACCTGGACCGAGCCCGGGCGGCTCTAGTGTGCCGTCACTGGCACCACGCTGTCCGCTCCCCCTCGCTGTGGCACCATCGGTCCCTCCACGTCTCCAAACGCATCTTCCGAAGCCGACGCTCCAAGCTGG ACTACCTGCAATCCTACGGCAGGTACCTGGAAACCTTGGAGGTGGTCTTCACGCAGCCCATGTACTCCCTGCTGGCCTGGCGCTACCAGCAGAACCTGCGCTCCTTCCTCGCCGCCCTGTGCCAAGCCGGCA CCCTGACGGTCCACCACATGGAGCTGGATCGCTCGGCCTGGTGCCGCCGCATCCACAACGCTCTGGTCCGCAGCACAAGCTTCTTCCTGCCCCACCAAGGCTCGCATCTCGGCTGCCTGAGGGGGGCTCGTTTCAACCCGCTCCTGGGTCTGGAGGTACTGGAAGCAGCATTGGCCGCCCGGCAGCACCTCCACCTTAGCCGCCGCCCCGGACTGGCCACCCTGAACCTCCAGGACTTCTTCGCCCAACCCTTCGCCATCTACAACACACCCGACTTCGCCAAGGTGATGCGAAGGTTTCAAGGCCCGTTCAACCTCACGCTGAACAACAGCTGCGTGTCAGATGAGCTGCTGACGGCTCTGGCCTCATCCTGCGTCTATCATCACGGGGCTGGCTCTCTACGTTCCTTCACTCTGCACTGCCATGTGCATGATCCCCACCTCCAGACAATCAGAGGAGATGCATGGGCTCTGCTGGCCCAGAGGTGCCCTGCTCTCAAGGTGGAGATGTTAGTGGAGCAGATCCTCGCCATCGAGCAGCTCACGCGCATCTTACTGTGTGAGATCCCCCTACACGCTCTCACCCTTACCAGCCGCTATTTTAATGAGTTCAACTGGACCGCTAAGCCAGCCCTTGTCAACCTGATCCCCACGTTCAGGACATGTctgcag AAGCTGATTCTGGACATCAACAACAGTCATGA ACTGGACGAGGAACTGATGGAGGTTGTTACCGTGTGCAGCAAACTCACCTACCTGGAGGTCTCGGCCTTTCTGGACGTCAGTTTCTTGGATCGACTTCTGCAGAAATGCCTACACAAGCAATGCAATCTCCAGACCATAAAAATAAGCCTGtctttatctttatctttatgTCCTTTTGCATTGTGTAACCTTTCCATGAGATAA
- the tekt1 gene encoding tektin-1 isoform X2 encodes MSGVMEPPHKFLPSEWKCANQVRLGAAEAERARSERLTAQCKRLMEESEKSASRLQQDANKKLEHRIKDIKFWKLELDQKVQEMVQEIDVLITYKNRVERALESLSEPLKATLECLKERQGRVAVDLVSDEAEKELLKEKEVIEGVVALLQRTLEQMIEQIRLNRSAKYYLEKDLQDKYRAEHIDDFCSVLTSTSVRVDEQIGSAQFTAGGPRVTVTPQEWETFTDMNIAKAERERSNSVSLRALVDSLLEQTAADVLQQWRATDAALDRRVHESRSAKGRMEDQLNKLLAEIASQEQNLADLGVAIAGKEAPLNVARARLQARSQRPGIELCCDPVHTRLLSEVQQLTEHIARLKEGLAQAEMELKALTRNQLLLEEEIQVKSHSLYIDEVICSQLRQPITIHRF; translated from the exons ATGTCTGGAGTGATGGAGCCGCCTCATAAATTTCTACCTTCTGAGTGGAAATGTGCAAACCAGGTGCGCCTAGGGGCCGCAGAGGCCGAGCGGGCACGCTCGGAGCGCCTTACTGCCCAGTGCAAaagactgatggaggagagcGAAAAGTCAGCCAGTCGCTTGCAGCAAGATGCCAACAAGAAGCTGG AGCATAGAATTAAAGACATTAAGTTCTGGAAGCTGGAGCTAGACCAGAAGGTGCAGGAGATGGTGCAAGAGATCGATGTGCTCATCACTTACAAGAACCGGGTGGAGAGAGCCTTGGAAAGCCTCTCAGAACCCCTCAAAGCCACCCTGGAGTGCCTgaaagagag ACAGGGACGAGTGGCCGTAGACTTGGTGAGTGACGAGGCAGAGAAGGAGCTACTGAAGGAGAAGGAGGTGATTGAGGGAGTCGTGGCCCTCCTGCAGCGAACTCTGGAGCAGATGATCGAGCAGATCAG GCTAAACCGCTCAGCCAAATACTACCTGGAGAAGGACCTGCAAGATAAATATAGGGCAGAACACATTGATGATTTCTGCTCTGTGCTCACCAGCACTTCAGTGAGAGTGGATGAGCAGATTGGGTCTGCGCAGTTCACCGCAGGAGg TCCCAGAGTGACGGTGACGCCGCAGGAATGGGAGACCTTCACCGACATGAACATCGCCAAggcggagagggagaggagcaaCTCGGTGTCCCTGCGGGCTCTGGTCGACAGCCTGTTGGAGCAGACGGCCGCGGACGTGCTGCAGCAGTGGAGGGCCACCGACGCAGCCCTGGACCGCCGTGTGCACGAGAGCCGCAGCGCCAAAGGCCGGATGGAAGACCAGCTCAACAAG CTTCTGGCGGAGATCGCGAGCCAGGAGCAGAACCTGGCGGATCTTGGCGTGGCCATCGCGGGTAAGGAGGCTCCTCTGAACGTAGCCCGGGCACGGCTGCAGGCCCGCAGCCAGCGCCCTGGCATCGAGCTCTGCTGTGACCCAGTGCACACACGCCTGCTCTCTGAGGTGCAGCAGCTCACCGAGCACATCGCAAG GTTGAAAGAGGGCTTAGCCCAGGCGGAGATGGAGCTCAAAGCCCTGACCCGAAACCAGCTGCTCCTAGAGGAGGAGATCCAGGTCAAATCACACTCGCTCTACATAGATGAAGTGATCTGCTCCCAGCTCCGTCAGCCAATCACCATCCACAGATTTTGA
- the tekt1 gene encoding tektin-1 isoform X1, whose amino-acid sequence MSGVMEPPHKFLPSEWKCANQVRLGAAEAERARSERLTAQCKRLMEESEKSASRLQQDANKKLEHRIKDIKFWKLELDQKVQEMVQEIDVLITYKNRVERALESLSEPLKATLECLKERQGRVAVDLVSDEAEKELLKEKEVIEGVVALLQRTLEQMIEQIRLNRSAKYYLEKDLQDKYRAEHIDDFCSVLTSTSVRVDEQIGSAQFTAGGTSVDPSPRVTVTPQEWETFTDMNIAKAERERSNSVSLRALVDSLLEQTAADVLQQWRATDAALDRRVHESRSAKGRMEDQLNKLLAEIASQEQNLADLGVAIAGKEAPLNVARARLQARSQRPGIELCCDPVHTRLLSEVQQLTEHIARLKEGLAQAEMELKALTRNQLLLEEEIQVKSHSLYIDEVICSQLRQPITIHRF is encoded by the exons ATGTCTGGAGTGATGGAGCCGCCTCATAAATTTCTACCTTCTGAGTGGAAATGTGCAAACCAGGTGCGCCTAGGGGCCGCAGAGGCCGAGCGGGCACGCTCGGAGCGCCTTACTGCCCAGTGCAAaagactgatggaggagagcGAAAAGTCAGCCAGTCGCTTGCAGCAAGATGCCAACAAGAAGCTGG AGCATAGAATTAAAGACATTAAGTTCTGGAAGCTGGAGCTAGACCAGAAGGTGCAGGAGATGGTGCAAGAGATCGATGTGCTCATCACTTACAAGAACCGGGTGGAGAGAGCCTTGGAAAGCCTCTCAGAACCCCTCAAAGCCACCCTGGAGTGCCTgaaagagag ACAGGGACGAGTGGCCGTAGACTTGGTGAGTGACGAGGCAGAGAAGGAGCTACTGAAGGAGAAGGAGGTGATTGAGGGAGTCGTGGCCCTCCTGCAGCGAACTCTGGAGCAGATGATCGAGCAGATCAG GCTAAACCGCTCAGCCAAATACTACCTGGAGAAGGACCTGCAAGATAAATATAGGGCAGAACACATTGATGATTTCTGCTCTGTGCTCACCAGCACTTCAGTGAGAGTGGATGAGCAGATTGGGTCTGCGCAGTTCACCGCAGGAGg AACGTCCGTTGACCCCAGTCCCAGAGTGACGGTGACGCCGCAGGAATGGGAGACCTTCACCGACATGAACATCGCCAAggcggagagggagaggagcaaCTCGGTGTCCCTGCGGGCTCTGGTCGACAGCCTGTTGGAGCAGACGGCCGCGGACGTGCTGCAGCAGTGGAGGGCCACCGACGCAGCCCTGGACCGCCGTGTGCACGAGAGCCGCAGCGCCAAAGGCCGGATGGAAGACCAGCTCAACAAG CTTCTGGCGGAGATCGCGAGCCAGGAGCAGAACCTGGCGGATCTTGGCGTGGCCATCGCGGGTAAGGAGGCTCCTCTGAACGTAGCCCGGGCACGGCTGCAGGCCCGCAGCCAGCGCCCTGGCATCGAGCTCTGCTGTGACCCAGTGCACACACGCCTGCTCTCTGAGGTGCAGCAGCTCACCGAGCACATCGCAAG GTTGAAAGAGGGCTTAGCCCAGGCGGAGATGGAGCTCAAAGCCCTGACCCGAAACCAGCTGCTCCTAGAGGAGGAGATCCAGGTCAAATCACACTCGCTCTACATAGATGAAGTGATCTGCTCCCAGCTCCGTCAGCCAATCACCATCCACAGATTTTGA